One stretch of Caldinitratiruptor microaerophilus DNA includes these proteins:
- a CDS encoding homoserine O-acetyltransferase family protein, with protein MEARAVFSLPRFRLESGAEIPVRIGYRTWGRLNPARDNAVLVCHHFSGDTRAAGPGGWWEGLVGPGKAIDTDRYFVICPSMLANLNREEVSTGPATGDPETGRPYGKRFPPLNVRDDVRLQRELLRHLGVDRLALVGGPSMGGYQALTWAVEFPDVPRAVVAAVTAARTPAFTALVPAEAAAAAIEADPRWQGGDYHGGPEPVDGLTRAAFLLTVTARGPAWAERNLPGGDPREAVWAIARERAAGWHASHFVAMIRKWQAFDLAAPHGSLEAALARVRAGVLLLPVRTDLFFPPSHSLDLADRLQRLGKDARCEVVETDGGHLAGVVEADRFEVAVRRFLAET; from the coding sequence TTGGAGGCGCGCGCCGTCTTCTCTCTGCCCCGGTTCCGCCTGGAGTCGGGGGCGGAGATCCCGGTCCGGATCGGGTACCGCACCTGGGGGCGGCTGAACCCGGCCCGCGACAACGCCGTCCTGGTCTGCCACCACTTCAGCGGCGACACCCGGGCCGCCGGGCCGGGCGGCTGGTGGGAGGGGCTCGTCGGGCCGGGGAAAGCGATCGACACGGACCGCTACTTCGTGATCTGCCCGAGCATGCTGGCGAACCTCAACCGGGAGGAGGTCAGCACCGGACCGGCCACGGGCGACCCGGAGACCGGCCGGCCGTACGGGAAGCGCTTTCCGCCGCTGAACGTGCGGGATGACGTGCGGCTGCAGCGGGAACTGCTCCGCCACCTGGGGGTGGACCGGCTCGCCCTCGTCGGCGGCCCGTCCATGGGCGGCTACCAGGCCCTCACCTGGGCGGTCGAGTTCCCGGACGTGCCCCGGGCCGTCGTGGCCGCCGTCACCGCGGCCCGGACCCCGGCGTTCACCGCGCTGGTGCCGGCCGAGGCCGCGGCGGCGGCCATCGAGGCCGACCCGCGCTGGCAGGGCGGCGACTACCACGGAGGCCCGGAGCCGGTGGACGGCCTCACGCGCGCCGCGTTCCTCCTCACCGTGACCGCCCGCGGTCCCGCCTGGGCGGAGCGCAACCTTCCGGGCGGCGATCCCCGGGAAGCGGTGTGGGCGATCGCCCGGGAGCGGGCTGCGGGCTGGCACGCCAGCCACTTCGTCGCCATGATCCGCAAGTGGCAGGCCTTCGACCTGGCCGCCCCGCACGGCAGCCTGGAGGCGGCCCTGGCGCGTGTCCGGGCAGGCGTCCTCCTCCTGCCGGTCCGCACGGACCTCTTCTTCCCGCCCTCGCACAGCCTGGATCTGGCCGATCGGCTGCAGCGGCTCGGCAAGGACGCCCGGTGCGAGGTCGTCGAGACCGATGGGG
- a CDS encoding SDR family oxidoreductase, with protein MRDIRDLFDLSGQVALVTGGSRGLGLEMAIGLGQAGARVAVTARRREWLDSAAEELARQGIEHMALEADVSDPDSVQRLVEAVENRLGPVDVLVNSAGVSWGAPALEMPLAEWRRVLDINLTGTFLCCQAVGRRMVDRGRGAIINVASVVGLYGTPPQVLDAVGYAASKGGVIALTRDLAVKWAPHGVRVNCIAPGFFPTRLSRGVLEKAEEAIIRTVPMGRVGREGELMGVAVFLASAAASYITGQIILVDGGMSAA; from the coding sequence GTGAGGGATATCCGAGATCTCTTCGACCTGAGCGGACAGGTGGCGCTGGTGACCGGCGGATCGAGGGGCCTCGGCCTCGAGATGGCGATCGGCCTCGGCCAGGCGGGGGCCCGGGTGGCCGTCACCGCCCGGCGCCGGGAATGGCTCGACAGTGCCGCCGAGGAACTCGCCCGGCAGGGAATCGAGCACATGGCCCTGGAAGCCGACGTGTCCGATCCGGACAGCGTCCAGCGCCTCGTGGAGGCCGTCGAGAACCGCCTGGGGCCGGTGGACGTCCTCGTCAACAGCGCGGGGGTGAGCTGGGGCGCGCCCGCGCTGGAGATGCCGCTGGCTGAATGGCGCCGGGTGCTCGACATCAACCTGACGGGGACGTTCCTCTGCTGCCAGGCGGTCGGCCGCCGGATGGTCGACCGGGGGCGGGGGGCGATCATCAACGTGGCGTCGGTGGTCGGACTGTACGGCACCCCGCCGCAGGTGCTGGATGCGGTCGGTTACGCCGCAAGCAAGGGCGGCGTGATCGCCCTGACCCGCGACCTGGCCGTGAAGTGGGCGCCGCACGGAGTCCGGGTGAACTGCATCGCACCCGGCTTCTTCCCCACCCGCCTTTCCCGGGGTGTCCTGGAGAAGGCGGAAGAGGCCATCATCCGGACGGTGCCGATGGGGCGCGTCGGACGCGAGGGCGAGCTCATGGGGGTCGCCGTGTTCCTGGCGTCCGCGGCCGCCTCGTACATCACGGGGCAGATCATCCTGGTCGACGGCGGCATGAGCGCCGCCTGA
- a CDS encoding SIR2 family NAD-dependent protein deacylase — translation MSHWTAALHDIATALVRSERKATVLTGAGISIPSGVPSFRGEKGLWERYDPAEYAHIDAFHRQPARVWQMLRELRQVIERARPNPAHLALARLEELGYLRAVVTQNVDGLHQAAGSRDVVELHGSYREVVCLACGARYPWDSLELLAPDETPPRCTCGGLLKPDVVLFGELLPRYPLIRAWVEAQNCDTLLVIGTSAEVEPAASLPAVARNAGARIVEINPHPALDADFTLAAPAEEVLPRLVEVVEEIRGTSAA, via the coding sequence ATGAGCCACTGGACGGCGGCGCTTCACGACATCGCCACGGCCCTGGTCCGGTCGGAGCGCAAGGCGACGGTCCTGACCGGGGCCGGCATCTCCATCCCGAGCGGCGTGCCCTCCTTCCGCGGCGAGAAGGGGCTCTGGGAGCGCTATGACCCGGCCGAGTACGCCCACATCGACGCCTTCCACCGCCAGCCGGCGCGGGTGTGGCAGATGCTGCGCGAGCTCCGCCAGGTCATCGAGCGCGCCCGGCCCAACCCGGCCCACCTCGCCCTGGCGCGGCTCGAGGAGCTCGGCTACCTCCGGGCCGTGGTGACGCAGAACGTCGACGGCCTGCACCAGGCAGCCGGCAGCCGGGACGTGGTCGAACTTCACGGCAGCTACCGGGAGGTCGTCTGCCTGGCCTGCGGGGCCCGGTACCCGTGGGATTCCCTGGAGCTGCTGGCGCCGGACGAGACCCCGCCCCGCTGTACGTGTGGCGGTCTCTTGAAGCCGGACGTGGTCCTGTTCGGGGAACTCCTCCCCCGGTACCCCCTCATCCGGGCGTGGGTGGAAGCCCAGAACTGCGATACCCTGCTCGTCATCGGCACCTCGGCGGAGGTGGAACCTGCGGCCAGCCTGCCCGCCGTCGCCCGGAACGCGGGCGCCCGGATCGTCGAGATCAACCCGCACCCCGCCCTGGATGCCGACTTCACGCTCGCCGCCCCGGCGGAGGAGGTCCTGCCCCGGCTGGTCGAGGTGGTGGAGGAGATCCGCGGCACGTCGGCGGCGTGA
- a CDS encoding TetR/AcrR family transcriptional regulator: MSPEPDRTGGNGGAPGELASTGRSVEAGHRRVTGNRGRLPPGDRGERAIRTPKGTEKRAHRRAPREQEIRQAALRLFREKGYHATSIQDLARAVGLQKASLYYYFSTKEELLAGIAAEAITRYTGSLEQIATGPGSAREKLQAAIRNHLVTLAAHRDLVTIYLRDSYALTPEQQEPVRREGRRYVELFERIIREGIETGDFASEDPKMAALAVVGACNWFYTWFDEGGRLSPEAIAERFAATFLDGLAARR, encoded by the coding sequence GTGTCCCCGGAGCCGGACCGCACAGGAGGAAACGGAGGCGCGCCTGGCGAATTAGCCTCCACCGGCCGGTCGGTAGAAGCTGGACACCGGCGGGTCACCGGGAACCGTGGGCGGCTGCCGCCCGGCGACAGGGGGGAACGGGCGATCCGGACGCCGAAGGGGACGGAGAAACGGGCGCACAGACGGGCGCCCAGGGAGCAGGAGATCCGGCAGGCGGCCCTGCGCCTGTTTCGGGAGAAAGGGTACCACGCGACGTCGATCCAGGACCTGGCCCGGGCCGTCGGGCTCCAGAAGGCCAGTCTCTACTACTACTTCTCGACCAAGGAGGAGCTGCTGGCGGGGATCGCCGCCGAGGCCATCACGCGTTACACCGGTTCGCTCGAGCAGATCGCCACGGGGCCCGGAAGCGCGCGGGAGAAGCTGCAGGCGGCCATCCGCAATCACCTGGTGACCCTGGCCGCCCACCGGGATCTGGTGACGATCTACCTCCGCGACTCGTACGCCCTGACGCCGGAGCAGCAGGAGCCGGTGCGGCGCGAGGGCCGGCGGTACGTGGAGCTGTTCGAGCGCATCATCCGCGAGGGCATCGAGACGGGGGACTTCGCGAGCGAGGACCCGAAGATGGCGGCGCTGGCGGTGGTCGGCGCCTGCAACTGGTTCTACACCTGGTTCGACGAGGGAGGGCGCCTCAGCCCCGAGGCGATCGCCGAGCGCTTCGCCGCCACCTTCCTCGATGGCCTGGCGGCCCGCAGGTAG
- a CDS encoding DUF4346 domain-containing protein codes for MAAADPAAGACIGLAGPLVVGDHGVERLAWALLDRPSLRFLVVAGAEAPDRRVAGALRDLWAGRWRPPNLSEAEVAALRQQVELVDRAGLTDPAAVAGAVRSCAARNPGRWQGRRPPGLPVEVVDAGEPKKCFLAPDPDGYFLLSVDRPARRLVLERFTADGRRTHVLRGTTADAVAAALVRLGLVRDPGHALYLGRELQKAEVALALGLAYEQDVPLRLETQ; via the coding sequence GTGGCGGCGGCCGACCCTGCCGCCGGGGCCTGCATCGGACTCGCCGGGCCGCTGGTGGTGGGCGACCACGGGGTGGAGCGCCTGGCGTGGGCCCTCCTGGACCGGCCGAGCCTCCGCTTCCTCGTCGTGGCAGGGGCGGAGGCGCCGGACCGCCGGGTGGCCGGAGCCCTCCGGGACCTGTGGGCGGGGCGCTGGCGGCCGCCGAACCTCTCGGAGGCCGAGGTGGCCGCGCTGCGGCAGCAGGTCGAGCTGGTCGACCGGGCCGGCCTCACGGATCCGGCTGCCGTCGCCGGGGCAGTACGGTCGTGCGCCGCCCGGAACCCCGGCCGGTGGCAGGGCCGGCGCCCGCCCGGGTTGCCCGTCGAGGTCGTCGACGCCGGCGAGCCCAAGAAGTGCTTCCTTGCCCCCGACCCGGACGGGTACTTCCTGCTCTCCGTCGACCGCCCGGCCCGGCGGCTCGTGCTCGAGCGGTTCACTGCGGACGGGCGGCGGACCCACGTGCTTCGGGGCACCACGGCGGATGCCGTGGCGGCCGCGCTCGTCAGGCTCGGCCTTGTGCGCGATCCGGGGCACGCCCTGTACCTGGGGCGGGAACTGCAGAAGGCGGAAGTGGCTCTCGCGCTGGGGCTGGCCTACGAACAGGACGTGCCGCTGCGGCTCGAGACGCAGTGA
- a CDS encoding YceI family protein, which yields MSANLSRWVIDPSHTTVEFAVRHMMIATVKGRFAGVEGHILADPSDLTTAQAEVTIDVASIDTREPQRDEHLRSPDFFDAANFPKITFKSREIRRKGENEYEMTGDLTIRGVTRPVTLSLTSEGQAKDPWGNERAAFTVSGKINRKDFGLNWNVVLETGGILVGEEVRISVEVEAIKQAAAA from the coding sequence ATGTCCGCCAACCTGTCCAGATGGGTGATCGATCCTTCCCACACCACCGTGGAGTTCGCCGTGCGGCACATGATGATCGCGACCGTGAAGGGTCGCTTCGCGGGGGTCGAGGGGCACATCCTCGCCGATCCGTCCGATCTGACCACCGCCCAGGCCGAGGTCACGATCGACGTGGCCAGCATCGACACCCGGGAGCCCCAGCGGGACGAGCACCTGCGGTCCCCGGACTTCTTCGACGCCGCCAACTTCCCCAAGATCACGTTCAAGAGCCGGGAGATCCGCCGCAAGGGGGAGAACGAGTACGAGATGACCGGTGATCTCACCATCCGCGGCGTCACCCGGCCGGTCACGCTCTCCCTCACGTCCGAGGGTCAGGCCAAGGACCCGTGGGGCAACGAACGGGCCGCCTTCACCGTGTCGGGGAAGATCAACCGCAAGGACTTCGGGCTCAACTGGAACGTGGTGCTCGAGACCGGCGGGATCCTGGTGGGCGAAGAGGTACGGATCTCCGTGGAGGTCGAGGCGATCAAGCAGGCTGCCGCCGCCTGA
- a CDS encoding long-chain fatty acid--CoA ligase, whose protein sequence is MEGRMMHFPLTLVHLLERAGQYYPEVRIASRLPDRSVRHTTYGDFYRRSLKFANALRRLGVQKGDRVATLAWNHYRHLEAYFAVPVMGAVYHTLNPRLHPSDLAYIMNHADDRVLLVDDVLLPVFERFRAEVHPRHVIVWSHGQPVPEGFIDYEALIEPEPETFDYPDIDEDQAAGMCYTSGTTGRPKGVVYSHRGIVLHSLVSAMANTLSISQYDAVMPVVPMFHVNAWGLPFTSVLAGARQVFPGPHLDPDSLLDLVQSEKVTITAGVPTVWLGVLERLDREPGKYDTRSLRAIVVGGSAAPQAMIEAYEKRHGLNVVHAWGMTEMTPLGTICTLKPHLLDRPQEERYRYRAMQGRPVPFVEVRAVGDSGPVPWDGRTMGELQVRGPWIASSYFENPGEADKFTPDGWFRTGDIVTIDPEGYVRITDRAKDLIKSGGEWISSVDLENAIMGHPAVKEAAVVAVPHPKWGERPLAVVVLREGAQATADELRAFLEPRFAKWWLPDAFVFTDQIPRTAAGKFLKSALREQYREYRWENA, encoded by the coding sequence ATGGAAGGGCGGATGATGCATTTCCCGCTCACGCTCGTGCATCTCCTGGAGCGGGCCGGACAGTACTACCCGGAGGTACGGATCGCCTCCCGCCTGCCGGACCGGTCCGTGCGGCACACGACGTATGGGGACTTCTACCGGCGCAGTCTCAAGTTCGCCAACGCCCTGCGCCGCCTCGGCGTCCAGAAGGGCGACCGGGTCGCCACCCTGGCCTGGAACCACTACCGGCACCTGGAAGCCTACTTCGCTGTTCCCGTCATGGGGGCGGTGTACCACACCCTGAACCCCCGCCTCCACCCCTCCGACCTGGCGTACATCATGAACCACGCGGACGACCGGGTCCTGCTGGTGGACGACGTCCTCCTCCCGGTCTTCGAGCGCTTCCGCGCCGAAGTGCACCCCCGCCACGTCATCGTCTGGTCGCACGGGCAACCCGTGCCGGAGGGGTTCATCGACTACGAGGCGCTGATCGAGCCGGAGCCCGAAACCTTCGACTATCCGGACATCGACGAGGACCAAGCCGCCGGGATGTGCTACACGTCCGGCACCACCGGCCGGCCCAAGGGCGTCGTCTACTCCCACCGGGGAATCGTGCTGCACTCGCTGGTGTCGGCCATGGCCAACACGCTGTCCATCTCGCAGTACGACGCCGTCATGCCTGTGGTGCCGATGTTCCACGTCAACGCCTGGGGCCTCCCCTTCACGTCCGTGCTGGCCGGGGCCCGGCAGGTGTTCCCCGGGCCGCACCTCGACCCCGACAGCCTGCTGGACCTGGTGCAGAGCGAGAAGGTGACCATCACCGCCGGGGTGCCCACCGTGTGGCTGGGGGTCCTGGAACGACTGGACCGGGAGCCGGGCAAGTACGACACCCGCAGCCTCCGGGCGATCGTCGTGGGCGGGTCCGCCGCCCCGCAGGCGATGATCGAGGCGTACGAGAAGCGCCATGGCCTGAACGTCGTCCACGCCTGGGGGATGACCGAGATGACCCCGCTGGGTACGATCTGCACCCTGAAACCCCACCTGCTCGATCGGCCGCAGGAGGAGCGGTACCGCTACCGGGCGATGCAAGGGCGCCCCGTCCCGTTCGTGGAGGTGCGTGCGGTGGGCGATTCCGGCCCCGTTCCCTGGGACGGCCGGACGATGGGTGAACTCCAGGTGCGCGGCCCCTGGATCGCCAGCAGCTACTTCGAGAACCCCGGCGAGGCGGACAAGTTCACCCCCGACGGCTGGTTCCGCACCGGGGACATCGTCACCATCGACCCGGAGGGCTACGTGCGCATCACCGACCGGGCGAAGGACCTCATCAAGTCCGGCGGCGAGTGGATCAGCTCCGTCGACCTGGAGAACGCCATCATGGGCCATCCGGCGGTGAAGGAGGCGGCCGTCGTGGCGGTGCCGCACCCGAAGTGGGGTGAGCGGCCGCTGGCGGTGGTGGTCCTCCGGGAGGGCGCCCAGGCGACCGCCGACGAGCTGCGGGCCTTCCTGGAGCCGCGCTTCGCGAAGTGGTGGCTGCCGGACGCCTTCGTGTTCACGGACCAGATCCCCCGCACCGCGGCGGGCAAGTTCCTGAAATCCGCCCTGCGGGAACAGTACAGGGAGTACCGGTGGGAGAACGCGTGA
- the fadH gene encoding 2,4-dienoyl-CoA reductase produces MLPAGTLADRVAIITGGGTGLGKAMALEFARLGARVVLASRKQENLEKAAAEIAGRGGEALVVPTDVRDPGQVDNLVNRTLERFGKIDILVNNAAGNFVCPAEELSVNGWNAVVNIVLNGTFYCTRAVARHWIGQGRGGNILNIIATYAWTGGPGTVHSAAAKAGVLAMTRTLAVEWAPRGIRVNCIAPGPVDGTGAAPQLWPTEEARQAVIQAVPLGRMGTPEEIAHAAAYLVSDYAGFITGEVLTIDGGTWLGRGLFKGSR; encoded by the coding sequence ATGTTACCGGCTGGCACGCTGGCGGACCGGGTGGCGATCATCACCGGTGGGGGCACGGGCCTCGGCAAGGCGATGGCCCTGGAGTTCGCCCGACTCGGCGCCCGGGTGGTGCTCGCAAGTCGGAAGCAAGAAAACCTCGAGAAGGCGGCGGCCGAGATCGCCGGGCGGGGCGGCGAGGCCCTCGTCGTGCCCACCGACGTGCGGGATCCGGGGCAGGTGGACAACCTGGTGAACCGCACGCTGGAGCGGTTCGGGAAGATCGACATCCTGGTGAACAACGCCGCCGGTAACTTCGTCTGCCCGGCCGAGGAGCTCTCGGTGAACGGCTGGAACGCAGTGGTGAACATCGTCCTGAACGGCACCTTCTACTGCACGCGGGCCGTGGCCCGCCACTGGATCGGCCAGGGCCGGGGCGGGAACATCCTCAACATCATCGCCACCTACGCCTGGACGGGCGGGCCGGGAACCGTGCACTCGGCCGCGGCGAAAGCGGGGGTGCTCGCCATGACCCGCACTCTGGCGGTGGAGTGGGCGCCCCGGGGAATCCGGGTGAACTGCATCGCCCCCGGGCCGGTCGACGGCACGGGCGCCGCCCCGCAGCTCTGGCCGACCGAGGAGGCCCGACAAGCCGTGATCCAGGCCGTCCCCCTCGGGCGGATGGGTACGCCGGAAGAGATCGCCCACGCGGCGGCCTACCTCGTCTCGGACTATGCCGGGTTCATCACCGGTGAGGTCCTGACGATCGACGGGGGCACGTGGCTGGGGCGGGGCCTCTTCAAGGGGTCCCGGTAG
- a CDS encoding acyl-CoA dehydrogenase family protein gives MVTFQLSPEQEALRNLAHEFSETEIKPIAPKHDETEEPAWEVIRKAHELGLMNVHVPPEYGGQGLGNLEGCLIEEELAWGCLGISGSISANNLALEPILLAGTDEQKRKFLPWFCAEPRLAAFALTEATGGSDVAAMYTRARRVGDEYVITGTKTFITNGGVADLYVVFATLDRSLAHKGICAFIVPGDTPGVRAGKKERKMGDRASHVGEVIFEEAVVPAANRLGAEGQGFKLAMQTLDRTRPGIGAAAVGVARRAMEEALAYARERHAFGRPIAEFQMIQAMLADMAMNIDAARLLVWRAAWLQDQGQPGTAEGAMAKCFASDVAMRVTTDAVQILGGNGYMRDYPVEKLMRDAKITQIYEGTNQIQRLVIARQLLKSRS, from the coding sequence ATGGTCACGTTCCAGCTCAGCCCGGAGCAGGAGGCCCTCCGGAACCTCGCCCACGAGTTCTCCGAGACGGAGATCAAGCCCATCGCGCCCAAGCACGACGAGACCGAGGAGCCGGCCTGGGAAGTCATCCGGAAGGCGCACGAACTGGGGCTCATGAACGTTCACGTCCCGCCGGAGTACGGCGGGCAGGGCCTCGGCAACCTGGAGGGCTGCCTGATCGAGGAGGAACTGGCCTGGGGGTGCCTGGGCATCAGCGGCTCGATCAGCGCCAACAACCTGGCCCTGGAGCCCATCCTGCTCGCCGGTACCGACGAGCAGAAGCGGAAGTTCCTGCCGTGGTTCTGCGCGGAGCCCCGGCTCGCGGCCTTCGCCCTCACCGAGGCCACCGGCGGCTCCGACGTGGCAGCCATGTACACCCGTGCCAGGCGGGTGGGCGACGAGTACGTCATCACGGGGACAAAGACGTTCATCACGAACGGCGGCGTGGCCGACCTCTACGTGGTCTTCGCGACCCTGGACCGGAGCCTCGCCCACAAGGGCATCTGCGCGTTCATCGTCCCGGGCGACACCCCGGGCGTGAGAGCGGGCAAGAAGGAGAGGAAGATGGGTGACCGGGCTTCGCACGTAGGCGAAGTGATCTTCGAGGAGGCGGTCGTCCCGGCCGCCAACCGCCTGGGTGCCGAGGGGCAGGGATTCAAGCTGGCGATGCAGACGCTCGACCGCACACGCCCCGGTATCGGCGCTGCGGCGGTGGGCGTGGCGCGACGGGCCATGGAGGAGGCGCTGGCTTACGCCAGGGAGCGGCACGCCTTCGGCCGGCCGATCGCCGAGTTCCAGATGATCCAGGCCATGCTGGCGGACATGGCCATGAACATCGACGCCGCCCGGCTCCTGGTCTGGCGCGCGGCCTGGCTCCAGGACCAGGGGCAGCCCGGAACGGCGGAGGGAGCCATGGCGAAGTGCTTCGCCAGCGACGTCGCCATGAGGGTGACCACCGACGCCGTGCAGATCCTCGGCGGCAACGGGTACATGCGGGACTACCCCGTCGAGAAGCTCATGCGGGACGCCAAGATCACCCAGATCTACGAGGGGACCAACCAGATCCAGCGGCTCGTGATCGCCCGGCAACTGCTGAAGTCGAGGTCCTGA
- a CDS encoding 4-hydroxyphenylacetate 3-hydroxylase N-terminal domain-containing protein has protein sequence MALRSPEQYRESLRDGRNVYVAGQRVEDVTTHPAMTASDFAGYIEVGTVHGEGSLQAQLLGIYRDYDFNRSRSLVQDILARSVDA, from the coding sequence ATGGCACTGCGTTCTCCGGAGCAATACCGCGAGAGCCTTCGCGACGGCCGCAACGTGTACGTGGCGGGCCAGCGAGTGGAGGACGTGACCACTCACCCGGCCATGACTGCCTCGGACTTCGCCGGTTACATCGAGGTGGGGACCGTGCACGGGGAAGGGTCCCTCCAGGCGCAGCTCCTGGGCATCTACCGGGATTACGATTTCAACCGATCGCGGTCTCTGGTGCAGGACATCCTGGCGCGCTCCGTTGATGCGTAA
- a CDS encoding ABC transporter ATP-binding protein codes for MLEVKGLTVAYGSYLALRDIHIQVARGELVVILGANGAGKSTLFRTLSGLRRPVSGTVEFDGRRVDGLRPDQIVRLGMSHCPEARHLFPHLSVEKNLLLGAYTRRDRREVVETLREVYDLFPALRAKQHQPAGALSGGQQQMVAIGRALMARPKLLLLDEPSLGLAPLVVRDMFRIIRSIHERGTTVLLSEQNAQAALKLADRAYVIENGQIVMTGLAEELVRSEDVRRAYIGA; via the coding sequence TTGCTTGAGGTCAAGGGCCTCACCGTCGCCTACGGCAGCTATCTGGCCCTCCGGGATATCCACATCCAGGTCGCCAGGGGTGAACTGGTCGTCATCCTCGGCGCCAACGGGGCCGGCAAGAGCACGCTGTTCCGCACCCTCAGCGGGCTCCGGCGGCCGGTCTCGGGTACGGTCGAGTTCGACGGTCGGCGAGTGGACGGGCTGCGCCCCGATCAGATCGTGCGGCTGGGCATGTCGCACTGCCCCGAGGCCCGCCATCTGTTCCCGCATCTCTCCGTGGAGAAGAACCTTCTGCTCGGTGCCTACACTCGCCGGGACCGCCGCGAGGTGGTCGAGACGCTGCGAGAGGTGTACGACCTCTTCCCGGCCCTGCGCGCGAAGCAACACCAGCCGGCGGGGGCCCTCAGCGGCGGGCAGCAGCAGATGGTCGCCATCGGGCGGGCGCTCATGGCCCGGCCGAAGCTCCTCCTCCTCGACGAGCCCTCGCTGGGGCTCGCTCCCCTGGTGGTGCGGGACATGTTCCGGATCATCCGGTCCATCCACGAGCGGGGGACCACGGTGCTCCTCTCCGAGCAGAACGCCCAGGCAGCGCTGAAACTCGCCGACCGTGCCTACGTGATCGAGAACGGGCAGATCGTCATGACGGGCCTCGCCGAGGAGCTGGTGAGAAGCGAGGACGTCCGCCGAGCCTACATCGGCGCCTAG
- a CDS encoding ABC transporter ATP-binding protein translates to MLLRTEGLTRHFGGMAALDGVDVEVREGEILAVIGPNGAGKTTFFNVISGLLRPTQGRVMFRGQDITHLPAHEVARRGIARTFQTPTLFMESRVIDNVMVGHRLHTRSGFWDAILRTPRHRREENESLERGMAALETVGLDHAADLPVRSLSQEARKRLAIALALATGPRLLLLDEPTAGLHADETGTIARLIEKIRASGITVCLIEHKMRMVMGLADRIVVLSYGRKIAEGTPREIASDPAVVEAYLGGEHVA, encoded by the coding sequence GTGCTTCTCCGAACGGAAGGGCTCACCCGGCACTTCGGCGGGATGGCCGCCCTGGACGGGGTGGACGTCGAGGTCCGGGAGGGCGAGATCCTCGCCGTGATCGGCCCGAACGGAGCCGGCAAGACGACGTTCTTCAACGTGATCAGCGGGCTCCTCCGCCCGACTCAGGGACGCGTCATGTTCCGGGGTCAGGACATCACGCACCTGCCGGCCCACGAGGTCGCACGCCGGGGCATCGCCCGGACGTTCCAGACCCCTACCCTGTTCATGGAGAGTCGTGTCATCGACAACGTGATGGTCGGCCACCGCCTCCACACCCGCTCGGGCTTCTGGGACGCGATCCTGCGCACCCCCCGTCACCGCCGCGAAGAGAACGAGAGCCTGGAGAGGGGGATGGCGGCGCTGGAGACGGTCGGCCTTGACCATGCCGCCGACCTGCCCGTCCGGTCGCTCTCCCAGGAGGCCCGCAAGCGCCTGGCCATCGCCCTGGCGCTGGCCACGGGGCCCCGGCTCCTCCTCCTCGACGAGCCCACGGCCGGGCTACACGCCGACGAGACGGGCACCATCGCCCGGCTGATCGAGAAGATCCGTGCCTCCGGCATCACGGTCTGCCTGATCGAACACAAGATGCGGATGGTCATGGGCCTGGCAGACCGCATCGTCGTCCTGAGCTACGGCCGAAAGATCGCCGAGGGCACACCCCGTGAGATCGCGTCGGACCCGGCAGTGGTCGAGGCGTACCTCGGGGGGGAGCACGTTGCTTGA